From a single Miscanthus floridulus cultivar M001 chromosome 8, ASM1932011v1, whole genome shotgun sequence genomic region:
- the LOC136473919 gene encoding probable serine/threonine-protein kinase At1g01540: MADTELSQSTLVFGLRMWVLVGIGAGAAFVLLLVLCLLAFRRRRRQRPLNPAQQLPTTAPPKSPANVKALKDIQEVPSHAAAAAPAKRLLAQVLQLPTPPVSEQIVTGKEHHVTYPEQQQHPSHRSDGPSPRGNGESHGGRGGAATDHAPPAVPEVSHLGWGHWYTLKELETATGMFADGNVIGEGGYGIVYRGVFENGTQVAVKNLLNNRGQAEKEFKVEVEAIGRVRHKNLVRLLGYCAEGNQRMLVYEYVDNGNLEQWLHGDVGPVSPLTWDDRMKIILGTAKGLMYLHEGLEPKVVHRDVKSSNILLDKHWNAKLSDFGLAKLLGSERSYVTTRVMGTFGYVAPEYAGTGMLNETSDIYSFGILIMEIISGRVPVDYNRPPGEVNLVDWLKTMVSTRNSDGVVDPKIPKKPSSRALKKALLVALRCVDPDALKRPRIGHVIHMLEVDDFPYRDDRRGSRAPGQARLPETPAGGSGQPETDNRGNGGSTQAEPFRWRNPEA; the protein is encoded by the exons ATGGCGGACACGGAGCTGTCCCAGAGCACGCTGGTGTTTGGGCTCCGCATGTGGGTGCTCGTCGGCATCGGCGCCGGTGCCGCCTTCGTGCTACTGCTCGTCCTCTGCCTCCTCGCCTTccgccgtcgccggcgccagCGGCCGCTCAACCCCGCCCAGCAGCTCCCAACCACCGCGCCTCCCAAGAGTCCCGCGAATGTCAAGGCGCTCAAGGACATCCAAGAAGTCCcctcccacgccgccgccgccgccccagcGAAGAGGCTGCTCGCGCAGGTGCTCCAGCTCCCCACGCCACCGGTCTCCGAGCAGATCGTGACCGGCAAGGAGCATCACGTCACGTACCCGGAGCAGCAGCAACACCCCAGCCACCGGAGCGACGGGCCTTCGCCGCGCGGCAACGGCGAGAGCCACGGTGGGCGAGGTGGTGCCGCCACGGACCACGCGCCACCGGCGGTGCCGGAGGTGTCCCATCTGGGGTGGGGCCACTGGTACACGCTCAAGGAGCTGGAGACGGCGACCGGGATGTTCGCCGACGGGAACGTGATCGGCGAGGGCGGGTACGGGATCGTGTACCGTGGCGTGTTCGAGAACGGCACGCAGGTCGCCGTCAAGAACTTGCTAAACAACAG GGGGCAGGCAGAGAAGGAATTCAAGGTTGAGGTTGAAGCGATCGGGCGTGTGCGACACAAGAACCTTGTGCGCCTTCTAGGATACTGTGCCGAGGGTAATCAGAG GATGCTTGTATATGAGTATGTTGATAACGGGAACTTAGAACAATGGCTGCACGGGGATGTTGGGCCCGTAAGCCCTCTCACCTGGGATGACAGGATGAAAATCATACTGGGAACAGCAAAAGG GTTAATGTATTTGCATGAGGGGCTTGAACCAAAAGTGGTTCACCGTGATGTCAAGTCAAGCAACATCCTTCTGGACAAGCATTGGAATGCTAAGCTCTCGGATTTCGGACTTGCAAAGCTTCTAGGTTCAGAAAGGAGTTATGTCACTACAAGAGTTATGGGAACTTTCGG GTATGTTGCTCCAGAGTACGCAGGGACTGGAATGTTGAATGAAACAAGCGACATATATAGTTTTGGAATTCTTATTATGGAGATAATATCCGGTAGGGTACCAGTGGATTATAATAGGCCACCAGGAGAG GTTAATTTAGTTGATTGGCTTAAGACGATGGTAAGCACCCGAAATTCAGATGGGGTTGTGGATCCAAAAATACCCAAGAAACCTTCTTCAAGAGCATTGAAGAAGGCTTTGCTAGTGGCGCTGAGATGTGTAGACCCTGATGCTCTTAAGAGACCAAGGATTGGGCATGTCATTCACATGCTTGAAGTCGATGATTTCCCATACAGAGAT GATCGCCGAGGCAGTAGAGCACCAGGACAAGCAAGATTACCAGAGACACCGGCAGGCGGATCAGGTCAACCTGAGACTGACAATAGAGGAAACGGCGGTTCCACACAAGCTGAACCCTTTAGATGGAGAAACCCAGAGGCTTAG